One Melospiza melodia melodia isolate bMelMel2 chromosome 1, bMelMel2.pri, whole genome shotgun sequence genomic window carries:
- the ANKRD46 gene encoding ankyrin repeat domain-containing protein 46 has protein sequence MSYVFVNDSSQTNVPLLQACIDGDFNYSKRLLESGFDPNIRDSRGRTGLHLAAARGNVDICQLLHKFGADLLATDYQGNTALHLCGHVDTIQFLVSNGLKIDICNHQGATPLVLAKRRGVNKDVIRLLESLEEQEVKGFNRGAHSKLETMQTAESESAMESHSLLNPNLQQGEGVLSSFRTTWQEFVEDLGFWRVLLLIIVIALLSLGIAYYVSGVLPFVENQPELVH, from the exons ATGTCCTACGTTTTTGTGAACGACTCCTCGCAGACCAACGTGCCTCTGCTGCAGGCCTGCATCGATGGAGATTTCAACTACTCCAAGCGGCTCCTGGAGAGCGGCTTTGACCCCAACATCCGTGACAGCCGGGGCCGCACCGGCCTGCACCTGGCGGCAGCCCGAGGAAATGTAGACATCTGTCAGCTCTTGCATAAATTTGGGGCTGACCTGCTAGCCACTGATTACCAGGGCAACACAGCCCTTCACCTGTGTGGCCATGTTGATACCATCCAGTTCCTAGTTTCTAATGGACTTAAAATTGATATTTG CAACCACCAAGGTGCAACACCACTTGTTCTTGCCAAACGAAGGGGTGTGAATAAAGATGTGATTAGACTGCTGGAATCGTTAGAGGAGCAGGAGGTGAAAGGATTTAACAGAGGAGCTCACTCAAAGCTGGAGACAATGCAGACAGCTGAAAGTGAAAG TGCAATGGAAAGCCATTCCCTGCTCAATCCAAACCTGCAGCAGGGTGAAGGAGTTCTTTCCAGTTTCCGCACGACGTGGCAGGAGTTTGTGGAAGACCTGGGCTTCTGGAGGGTGCTGCTCCTCATCATTGTCATCGCTCTCCTGTCCCTTGGAATTGCCTATTATGTTAGTGGGGTGCTTCCTTTCGTAGAAAACCAGCCTGAACTGGTGCACTGA